A genomic window from Rhodospirillaceae bacterium includes:
- a CDS encoding carboxymuconolactone decarboxylase family protein: MDSPLLNDREKAAVMWAEHVTKNTARSRDDIFEHVRGVFNEQEIVELTMITGLFNFRNRFMDSLQIPLEPIEEVDKIKKSGRLDTNKLKGYLEHVLENWPEEFPEPNPDE; this comes from the coding sequence ATGGACTCCCCGCTTTTGAATGATCGGGAAAAAGCAGCCGTGATGTGGGCGGAGCACGTGACGAAGAACACCGCGCGGTCGCGAGATGATATTTTTGAACATGTACGCGGTGTCTTCAACGAACAAGAAATTGTTGAACTTACGATGATCACCGGCCTGTTCAATTTCCGCAACCGCTTCATGGACTCTCTGCAAATCCCCCTTGAGCCGATCGAGGAAGTGGACAAGATCAAAAAGTCCGGTCGCTTGGATACGAACAAGCTCAAAGGTTATTTAGAGCATGTGTTGGAAAACTGGCCCGAAGAATTTCCAGAACCTAATCCTGATGAATGA
- a CDS encoding FixH family protein has protein sequence MSGVWTGRRVLFCMLGFFGVIFVVNGIFVYMATTTWTGLSTENAYKKGIRYNDTLDAARAQDQLGWQSKVAVGKGSDNLIAQFKAKDGAPVTGLKIIGTAVRPTHEGYDKKLIFVETQSGTYVANGRLPLKGNWRIELVATSSDGKSFRVNHTLLVKPRDKS, from the coding sequence ATGAGTGGCGTTTGGACCGGACGCCGGGTGCTTTTTTGTATGCTGGGTTTCTTCGGCGTCATCTTCGTGGTCAACGGCATCTTTGTTTATATGGCGACGACGACTTGGACTGGGCTCAGCACTGAGAACGCCTACAAAAAAGGAATTCGCTATAATGACACCCTGGACGCCGCGCGGGCGCAGGACCAGTTAGGCTGGCAAAGTAAGGTCGCGGTTGGAAAAGGTTCTGACAATCTGATCGCCCAGTTTAAAGCGAAAGATGGCGCGCCGGTGACGGGGTTAAAAATTATCGGTACGGCAGTTCGCCCAACCCACGAAGGCTATGATAAGAAACTTATATTTGTCGAAACTCAGTCGGGGACATACGTCGCGAATGGGCGACTGCCGCTAAAAGGCAATTGGCGGATTGAGTTGGTGGCGACGTCTTCCGATGGAAAATCCTTTCGTGTGAACCATACTCTCTTGGTGAAGCCCAGGGATAAATCATGA
- the ccoS gene encoding cbb3-type cytochrome oxidase assembly protein CcoS → MDVLVYLIPAALFLGGVGLCAFLWALRTGQFEDLDGAAHRILDDEEE, encoded by the coding sequence ATGGACGTCCTCGTATATTTAATTCCGGCAGCCTTGTTTCTAGGCGGGGTCGGGCTGTGTGCATTCCTATGGGCGCTCCGCACAGGCCAGTTCGAAGACCTCGACGGTGCCGCCCATAGAATTTTGGATGATGAGGAGGAGTAG
- the cadA gene encoding cadmium-translocating P-type ATPase, translating into MNELARNFSAFVETGDNQTERINLMVENVSCAGCIGKIERTLTAQPGVVSARVNMSTRRLAVQWRTGEAEPGALIDTVEDLGYPVAPFIAESVAPLSAVRDKELLKALAVAGFAAANVMLLSVAIWAGHSQGPNEGMGDATRTLFHWISALIALPAIAYAGRPFFRSAVTALRARALNMDVPISLAVVLSAGMSLQQTMVGGTHAYFDASITLLFFLLVGRYLDSRARAKARSTAEHLLALSAVSATVIDADGTLIGLPVNQVQPGMIILVAAGARVPLDGDVTDGLSEVDASLVTGETLPKSIVPGSKVFAGTLNVGAPFRFKVTAAGDNTLLAEIVRLMEAAEQGRAKYVRLADRFARAYAPVVHILALATFLGWLVVAGEGWQPSLMVAISVLIITCPCALGLAVPVVQVVAGGLLLRKGVLLKAADGLERLAQVDTVVFDKTGTLTRGRPELVSDGEWTEQDLEIASALAQHSSHPLSKAIAETASSTEASDVEEVPGQGLRGIVNGKEIRLGRWDWCGVEASQSGEMELWLKVGGRSPIRFTFSDQLRADAVRTISALQSRGLDVRILSGDRASVVGPLAEQLGVKDWKAECLPAEKVTELEALKSQGHRVVMVGDGLNDAPALSAGFVSISPASAADVSQTAADFIFQGEGLGPVVTVLRTAKAANRLVIQNFGLALAYNAVAVPLAVAGLVTPLIAAVAMSASSVTVTLNALRLRLMA; encoded by the coding sequence ATGAATGAGTTGGCGCGGAACTTTTCTGCATTTGTCGAAACAGGCGACAACCAAACAGAACGCATAAATCTAATGGTCGAGAACGTTAGCTGCGCCGGGTGCATCGGTAAAATTGAACGCACCTTAACGGCCCAGCCGGGTGTTGTTTCCGCACGGGTCAATATGAGCACCCGCCGCTTGGCGGTTCAATGGCGGACTGGGGAGGCGGAACCAGGAGCACTGATCGATACGGTTGAAGACTTGGGTTATCCCGTTGCCCCGTTCATTGCTGAGTCCGTTGCGCCGCTCTCTGCGGTTCGGGACAAGGAACTTTTAAAGGCCTTGGCGGTAGCTGGGTTCGCGGCGGCGAATGTGATGCTGCTATCGGTCGCCATTTGGGCCGGACACTCCCAAGGCCCAAACGAGGGTATGGGCGATGCAACGCGGACGTTGTTTCATTGGATTTCGGCCTTGATCGCCCTGCCTGCCATTGCCTATGCCGGGCGGCCTTTCTTCCGCTCGGCGGTAACAGCATTAAGGGCCCGCGCCTTGAACATGGACGTGCCGATTTCCTTGGCCGTCGTTTTGTCGGCGGGGATGAGCCTGCAACAAACAATGGTCGGCGGCACTCATGCCTATTTCGATGCGTCGATCACGTTGCTGTTTTTTCTGTTGGTCGGGCGTTATTTGGACAGTCGTGCACGCGCCAAAGCACGATCAACGGCGGAACATCTCTTGGCGCTCTCCGCTGTTAGCGCGACGGTCATTGATGCCGACGGTACGCTAATCGGATTGCCGGTCAATCAAGTACAGCCAGGGATGATCATCCTCGTCGCGGCAGGAGCCCGGGTGCCGTTGGATGGAGATGTCACGGATGGCTTATCGGAGGTCGATGCGAGTTTGGTCACCGGGGAGACCTTGCCAAAATCGATTGTGCCGGGATCAAAAGTTTTCGCCGGCACCTTAAACGTCGGTGCGCCCTTCCGGTTCAAAGTCACTGCGGCCGGCGACAATACGTTACTAGCAGAAATCGTGCGCTTGATGGAAGCGGCGGAGCAGGGCCGGGCCAAGTACGTACGCCTCGCTGATCGCTTTGCCCGTGCTTATGCGCCGGTGGTTCACATTCTGGCGCTGGCCACGTTCTTGGGATGGTTGGTTGTGGCGGGAGAGGGATGGCAGCCGTCGTTGATGGTGGCGATTTCGGTTTTGATTATCACCTGCCCGTGTGCGTTGGGCTTGGCCGTGCCGGTGGTGCAAGTCGTCGCCGGCGGATTACTGCTTCGCAAGGGTGTGCTGTTGAAAGCTGCCGATGGCCTGGAGCGATTGGCGCAAGTCGACACGGTGGTGTTTGATAAAACGGGGACCCTGACCAGAGGACGCCCTGAATTGGTTTCTGACGGTGAATGGACTGAGCAAGATTTAGAGATTGCATCAGCCTTGGCCCAGCACAGCAGCCATCCTCTCTCAAAGGCGATTGCTGAAACTGCTTCCAGTACCGAGGCATCAGATGTTGAAGAGGTTCCAGGTCAAGGCTTGCGAGGCATTGTAAACGGAAAAGAAATTCGCTTGGGTCGATGGGATTGGTGCGGCGTTGAGGCGTCACAGTCTGGTGAAATGGAATTGTGGCTGAAGGTGGGGGGGCGTTCTCCCATCCGCTTTACATTCTCTGATCAACTGCGGGCCGATGCTGTGCGCACGATTTCAGCACTACAAAGCCGAGGCTTGGATGTTCGAATTCTATCCGGCGACCGCGCATCCGTCGTTGGTCCCTTGGCGGAGCAGCTCGGTGTCAAAGATTGGAAGGCAGAGTGCCTTCCCGCTGAAAAAGTCACTGAGCTTGAAGCGTTGAAATCACAAGGCCATCGCGTCGTCATGGTCGGTGATGGCTTGAACGATGCGCCTGCGTTGTCGGCAGGGTTTGTCTCGATCTCCCCTGCTAGCGCTGCTGACGTCAGCCAGACTGCGGCAGACTTTATTTTTCAGGGCGAAGGGCTGGGGCCTGTTGTAACGGTGCTGAGAACAGCGAAGGCAGCTAACCGCTTGGTCATACAGAACTTTGGCTTAGCGCTGGCGTATAATGCGGTGGCCGTGCCGTTGGCTGTGGCCGGGTTGGTGACGCCCTTGATTGCGGCGGTGGCGATGTCGGCGTCGTCCGTGACCGTGACCCTAAACGCGCTCCGCTTGCGCCTGATGGCGTAG